The following are from one region of the Halodesulfurarchaeum sp. HSR-GB genome:
- a CDS encoding ArsR family transcriptional regulator, protein MTDQPCLDELPPSAKLVYKVLEYDGPLTQKRIVEESMLSARTVRYALDRLDDCQQIEEQVYFQDARQSLYQLRSPAERTEESSAEAELA, encoded by the coding sequence ATGACAGACCAACCCTGCCTCGACGAACTGCCCCCCAGTGCCAAGCTGGTCTATAAGGTCCTCGAGTACGACGGCCCGCTGACCCAGAAGCGCATCGTCGAGGAGTCGATGCTCTCAGCTCGCACGGTCCGTTACGCGCTGGACCGCCTCGATGACTGCCAGCAGATCGAGGAGCAGGTGTACTTTCAGGACGCCAGACAGAGCCTCTATCAGTTGCGATCCCCCGCCGAGCGGACCGAAGAGTCCAGTGCCGAGGCCGAACTGGCCTGA
- a CDS encoding PrsW family intramembrane metalloprotease, whose translation MGRKDAEDPIQWAADEDRDLQEISTWEPRTALDAVATVLHRLLLSGGRAAIIGLALAIVAGQFAITVAVTLEDPILAVYFALSIVPALGLVVLIWRSDVVAFEPIETLSVTFLLGFLFAGFAAVFNSSFRGLFVGFGALGMVLYFLLVVGPIEETVKLLAVRLHAYRSGNFDAVIDGAIYGAVAGLGFAAIENVLYITQGYMQVATTGAGGLFAPTAQTAAVRSFAGPGHVIYSAFAGYYLGLAKFNPAHRGPLVIKGLLVATGIHATYNILVSNLEGVLNLVPILGGLPPTLGFVAFVIAYDGLFFAILYAKLSRYRRTFESVGAGAFYDRSP comes from the coding sequence ATGGGCCGGAAGGACGCCGAGGACCCAATCCAGTGGGCGGCCGACGAGGACCGGGACCTCCAGGAAATCTCGACCTGGGAGCCACGGACGGCACTCGACGCCGTCGCGACGGTACTTCACCGGTTGCTCCTGTCCGGCGGTCGAGCGGCCATCATCGGCCTGGCACTCGCGATCGTCGCCGGGCAGTTCGCCATCACGGTCGCGGTGACCCTCGAAGATCCGATCCTCGCGGTCTACTTCGCGCTCTCGATCGTGCCGGCACTGGGACTGGTCGTCCTCATCTGGCGCTCCGACGTGGTGGCCTTCGAACCGATCGAGACCCTCTCGGTGACCTTCCTCCTGGGCTTTCTGTTCGCCGGGTTCGCGGCCGTCTTCAACTCCAGTTTCCGGGGGCTGTTCGTCGGCTTTGGGGCCCTCGGGATGGTCCTCTACTTCCTGCTCGTGGTCGGGCCGATCGAGGAGACCGTCAAGCTACTCGCGGTCCGACTCCACGCCTACCGGAGCGGGAACTTCGACGCGGTCATCGACGGGGCGATCTACGGCGCGGTCGCTGGCCTCGGGTTCGCGGCCATCGAGAACGTCCTCTACATCACCCAGGGCTACATGCAGGTGGCGACAACCGGGGCCGGCGGGCTGTTCGCGCCGACTGCCCAGACCGCCGCGGTGCGGAGTTTCGCCGGGCCAGGCCACGTGATCTACTCGGCTTTCGCGGGGTACTACCTCGGCCTGGCGAAGTTCAACCCTGCCCACCGCGGCCCGCTCGTGATCAAGGGGTTGCTCGTCGCGACGGGCATCCACGCGACGTACAACATCCTGGTGTCGAACCTGGAAGGAGTTCTGAACCTCGTCCCGATCCTGGGCGGCCTCCCGCCCACGCTCGGCTTCGTGGCCTTCGTCATCGCCTACGACGGACTCTTCTTCGCGATCCTCTACGCGAAACTGAGCCGCTACCGGCGGACCTTCGAGTCGGTCGGCGCGGGGGCCTTCTACGACAGATCGCCCTGA
- a CDS encoding HVO_0416 family zinc finger protein produces MSSAEAPDDGLIDQFLESRGHDTASWDQNYNKKQCPKCGGLHDVAATQCSVCGWAP; encoded by the coding sequence ATGTCGAGTGCAGAGGCTCCCGACGACGGTCTCATCGACCAGTTCCTCGAATCCAGAGGTCACGACACGGCATCGTGGGACCAGAACTATAACAAAAAGCAGTGCCCGAAATGTGGGGGCCTCCACGACGTAGCGGCGACACAGTGTTCGGTCTGTGGCTGGGCACCGTAG
- a CDS encoding PINc/VapC family ATPase, translated as MEIVPDTSVIIDGRVSERVRAGTYAGATIVVPEAVVGELEYQANAGRDTGWDGLEELQTLIELEADGEIEVEYVGERAEESEIERAAAGAMDALIRDVAQERGATLFTSDIVQAEVAEAKGIDAEYVEPKGRDTESLQIESFFDEETMSVHLKAGTRPMAKRGAIGEMHYEIIDETVSTEDDLKEWSHDIEETARASPEGFIEIDEIGMKIVQFRDYRIALARPPFADGWEITAVRPIAKTDLADYDHAEELRSRLLERQRGVLVAGSPGAGKSTFAQAVAEFLVENDNAVKTMERPRDLQVGPEITQYTALDGDMAATADSLLMVRPDYTIYDEVRKTEDFEVFADMRLAGVGMIGVVHATRAIDALQRLVGRVELGMIPQVVDTVVFIEAGAVETVYDVTTEVKVPAGLMEEDLARPVIVIRDFETGTPAYEIYTFNRQVVTVPLDGAEASKSGVDQLAEGEIEREIRAAAEGPVEVDVQSPNSAIVYVDTDDISHVIGRDGKRIREIENRLGIDIDVRTFEDQPTTESESKTQGEIVTPEITTQHIIVPVEERGAGETVEVQANGEYLFTATVGRGGEIQVSRGSAIAEELERAIDREEMITVQ; from the coding sequence ATGGAAATCGTCCCGGACACGAGTGTCATCATCGACGGCCGGGTTTCGGAGCGGGTGCGAGCCGGCACGTACGCCGGGGCGACGATCGTCGTCCCCGAGGCGGTCGTCGGCGAACTCGAATATCAGGCAAACGCCGGCCGGGACACCGGCTGGGACGGCCTCGAAGAGCTCCAGACCCTGATCGAACTCGAAGCGGACGGCGAGATCGAGGTCGAGTACGTCGGCGAGCGGGCCGAGGAGAGCGAGATCGAGCGGGCCGCCGCGGGCGCGATGGACGCCCTGATTCGTGACGTCGCCCAGGAGCGGGGCGCGACCCTGTTCACCTCCGACATCGTCCAGGCCGAGGTCGCCGAGGCCAAAGGCATCGACGCGGAGTACGTCGAACCGAAGGGCCGGGACACCGAGTCCCTGCAGATCGAGTCCTTCTTCGACGAGGAGACGATGTCGGTCCACCTCAAGGCCGGCACGCGACCGATGGCCAAACGCGGGGCCATCGGCGAGATGCACTACGAGATCATCGACGAGACCGTCTCGACCGAGGACGATCTCAAGGAGTGGAGCCACGACATCGAGGAGACCGCCCGCGCGAGCCCCGAGGGCTTCATCGAGATCGACGAGATCGGGATGAAGATCGTCCAGTTCCGGGACTACCGGATCGCGCTCGCCCGCCCGCCCTTTGCGGATGGCTGGGAGATCACCGCGGTCCGACCGATCGCGAAGACCGATCTCGCCGACTACGATCACGCCGAAGAGCTACGATCTCGACTGCTGGAACGCCAGCGTGGCGTGCTCGTCGCCGGCTCGCCCGGGGCCGGGAAGTCAACCTTCGCCCAGGCGGTCGCGGAGTTCCTCGTCGAGAACGACAACGCCGTCAAGACCATGGAGCGACCCCGCGACCTCCAGGTCGGGCCCGAGATCACCCAGTACACGGCTCTGGATGGTGATATGGCCGCGACGGCCGACTCGCTTTTGATGGTGCGGCCGGATTACACCATCTACGACGAGGTGCGCAAGACCGAGGACTTCGAGGTCTTTGCCGACATGCGACTGGCGGGCGTGGGCATGATCGGCGTCGTCCACGCCACGCGGGCCATCGACGCTCTCCAGCGGCTGGTCGGCCGGGTCGAACTCGGGATGATCCCCCAGGTCGTCGACACCGTCGTCTTCATCGAGGCCGGGGCAGTCGAAACAGTGTACGACGTGACGACCGAGGTCAAGGTCCCGGCGGGGCTGATGGAGGAGGACCTCGCCCGCCCAGTCATCGTCATCCGGGACTTCGAGACCGGGACGCCGGCCTACGAGATCTACACCTTCAACCGGCAGGTCGTCACCGTTCCCCTGGACGGGGCCGAGGCGTCGAAATCGGGCGTGGATCAGCTGGCCGAGGGCGAGATCGAACGGGAGATCCGCGCGGCCGCCGAGGGCCCGGTCGAGGTCGACGTGCAGAGCCCGAACTCGGCGATCGTCTACGTCGATACGGACGACATCTCACACGTCATCGGCCGGGACGGGAAGCGCATTCGGGAGATCGAGAACCGGCTGGGGATCGACATCGACGTGCGAACCTTCGAGGATCAGCCGACGACCGAATCCGAATCGAAAACCCAGGGCGAGATCGTCACCCCGGAGATCACCACCCAGCACATCATCGTGCCGGTCGAGGAGCGCGGGGCCGGGGAGACCGTCGAGGTCCAGGCCAACGGCGAATATCTCTTCACGGCCACAGTCGGGCGCGGCGGCGAGATTCAGGTCTCCCGGGGCAGCGCCATCGCCGAGGAACTCGAACGGGCGATCGACCGCGAAGAGATGATCACCGTGCAGTGA
- a CDS encoding ATP-dependent helicase: MTDTEPVVTRLFGGPGSGKTTALLDRVEDLLDRDGVTMRDVLVVSYTRAAAAEVRERLAERLDENPRALKGNVSTMHAKAYDLLNLSRGDVVGESEKEEFCEDYGIPYEDEYASGSRRTARSTTLGNKIIATSQWLQRTQREVADWYDIPFQWNDEEVRLPPDIDPNAQVGNKYTPTWPSSDDRVDVPEAIRAWRAYKGEHGLVGFADMLERVAERSLLPNVDHLVIDEFQDITQLQYAVYDEWKPHMDTVFIAGDDDQVVYAWQGADPKLLLEEEGEDVILENSYRLPSNVLEVVQQEIEHIDERQEKDLKPRTEGGSVEAVESPSVLDLVRNVRRTVETGEDETVMVLFRARYQLFDFVEEFIDEGIPFRALTDQRLWTDRLTDYVRAIEALDRDEPVDGLQARRLVDMLQASAFGTGDRNDMRDELDEREEAADVEDIRKLEIEPDVVRDYAPFVPAPAAAADMLRKVTRYQRQSIDAYFRGDYTGADPNQVRVGTIHSAKGREADHVFVATDLTEKVVEQMAASVGDDLPEGLEFPKRGGTVPYLTDNERRVFYVGMSRARNRLVLLQNLIDGAPTLPIDVLLHGEPTGETLADSVQAKSQVSLIQ; the protein is encoded by the coding sequence ATGACCGACACGGAGCCGGTGGTCACCCGTCTCTTCGGGGGCCCCGGGAGCGGCAAGACGACGGCACTCCTCGATCGCGTCGAGGACTTACTCGACCGGGACGGCGTGACGATGCGGGACGTTCTGGTCGTCTCGTACACGCGAGCGGCCGCCGCGGAGGTTCGCGAGCGGTTGGCCGAACGCCTCGATGAGAATCCCCGGGCGCTGAAGGGCAACGTCTCCACGATGCACGCGAAAGCCTATGACCTCCTCAACCTCTCGCGAGGGGACGTCGTGGGCGAATCCGAGAAGGAGGAGTTCTGTGAGGACTATGGCATTCCCTACGAGGACGAGTACGCCTCGGGCTCCCGGCGAACGGCCCGCTCGACCACGCTTGGCAACAAGATCATCGCGACCAGCCAGTGGCTCCAGCGAACCCAGCGGGAGGTTGCGGACTGGTATGACATTCCCTTCCAGTGGAACGACGAGGAGGTTCGTCTCCCGCCCGACATCGACCCCAACGCGCAGGTCGGCAACAAGTACACTCCGACCTGGCCCAGTTCCGATGACCGCGTGGACGTCCCGGAAGCGATCCGTGCCTGGCGGGCCTACAAGGGCGAACACGGCCTGGTCGGCTTCGCCGACATGCTCGAACGGGTCGCCGAGCGCTCGCTTCTGCCCAACGTCGACCACCTGGTGATCGACGAATTTCAGGACATCACCCAGCTCCAGTACGCGGTCTACGACGAGTGGAAACCCCACATGGACACCGTCTTCATCGCCGGGGACGACGACCAGGTCGTCTACGCCTGGCAGGGGGCGGACCCGAAACTCCTCCTCGAAGAGGAGGGCGAAGACGTCATCCTGGAGAACTCCTACCGGCTTCCCTCGAACGTGCTGGAAGTCGTTCAACAGGAGATCGAACACATCGACGAGCGCCAGGAGAAGGACCTGAAACCCCGGACCGAGGGTGGCTCGGTCGAGGCCGTGGAGAGTCCCTCCGTGCTCGATCTGGTTCGAAACGTTCGCCGCACGGTCGAGACGGGCGAGGACGAGACGGTGATGGTCCTCTTCCGGGCCCGCTATCAGCTCTTTGACTTCGTCGAGGAGTTCATCGACGAGGGCATCCCCTTCCGGGCGCTCACCGACCAGCGGCTCTGGACCGACCGACTCACCGACTACGTCCGGGCCATCGAGGCTTTGGACCGCGACGAACCTGTCGACGGCCTCCAGGCTCGCCGGCTGGTCGACATGCTGCAGGCCTCGGCGTTTGGCACCGGCGACCGCAACGACATGCGTGACGAACTCGACGAGCGCGAGGAGGCCGCCGATGTCGAGGACATCCGGAAATTAGAGATCGAACCGGACGTGGTGCGAGACTACGCGCCCTTCGTTCCGGCACCGGCCGCCGCGGCGGACATGCTGCGGAAAGTCACCCGCTACCAGCGCCAGTCCATCGACGCGTACTTCCGCGGGGACTACACCGGCGCGGATCCCAACCAGGTTCGGGTCGGCACGATCCACAGCGCCAAGGGCCGCGAGGCCGATCACGTCTTCGTGGCGACCGACCTCACCGAGAAAGTCGTCGAGCAGATGGCCGCGTCCGTCGGCGACGACCTTCCGGAGGGCCTGGAGTTCCCCAAACGGGGCGGCACCGTCCCGTATCTCACGGACAACGAGCGCCGGGTGTTCTACGTCGGGATGAGTCGGGCCCGGAACCGACTGGTTCTCCTTCAGAACCTGATCGACGGGGCCCCGACCCTCCCGATCGACGTCCTGCTCCACGGCGAGCCAACGGGCGAAACCCTGGCGGATTCCGTCCAGGCCAAGAGTCAGGTCTCGCTGATCCAGTAG
- a CDS encoding riboflavin synthase, protein MFTGIVTGTGTVTDVTTDADGRRLTIEAEGFGPFEHGESIAVNGVCLTVEEYGSDWFSVFTASETLDKTTFEQVSTGWTVNLERPLAADGRFDGHVVQGHVDTTTTVEAIEQVGEDWTFTFAQPTGYEGYIASKGSVTIDGVSLTVADIDDTAGTFDIAIIPTTYAETRFGEYAVGDRVNLEVDVIAKYVERLASQGDLS, encoded by the coding sequence ATGTTTACCGGGATCGTCACGGGGACCGGCACGGTCACCGACGTGACCACTGACGCGGACGGCCGGCGACTCACCATCGAAGCCGAGGGCTTTGGCCCCTTCGAGCACGGCGAGAGCATCGCGGTCAATGGCGTCTGTCTCACCGTCGAGGAGTACGGTTCGGACTGGTTTTCGGTCTTCACGGCGAGTGAAACCCTGGACAAGACGACCTTCGAGCAGGTCAGCACGGGCTGGACGGTCAACCTCGAACGGCCGCTCGCCGCGGACGGCCGGTTCGACGGCCACGTCGTGCAGGGCCACGTGGACACGACCACGACCGTCGAGGCCATCGAGCAGGTCGGGGAGGACTGGACGTTCACGTTCGCCCAGCCGACGGGCTACGAGGGGTACATCGCCTCGAAGGGCTCGGTCACCATCGACGGCGTGAGCCTCACGGTCGCCGACATCGACGACACGGCGGGGACCTTCGACATCGCGATCATTCCGACGACGTACGCGGAGACCCGCTTTGGCGAGTATGCCGTCGGGGATCGGGTCAACCTGGAGGTCGACGTGATCGCGAAGTACGTCGAACGACTCGCGAGTCAGGGCGATCTGTCGTAG